Genomic segment of Methanolobus mangrovi:
GGTGACATCATGATGTTGATCGAGACTTCCAGAGAAGCTAAGAAACTGACTACCAGATGAGGTGACTACAATGGAACAAAGAAAATGTTCTTTTTGCGGTGAAATTCTTGAACCGGGAACTGGTAAGCTCTTCGTAAAGAAGGATGGTTCAACTTATTATTTCTGTACATCCAAATGCGAAAGCAACTTTGATCTCGGAAGGTTACCAAGACGTACAGTCTGGACCGAACAGGGTAGAATCCACTTGAAGAAAGCATAATTGGGTGTTCTAAATGGAACAGACATACATTATGATCAAGCCAGATGCAGTACAGCGTGGACTGATGGGCGAGATCATTTCAAGAGTAGAGAAACGCGGTCTTAAGATCGCAGCTATGAGACTTGGTGTCATGAGTGAAGAGAGTGCAAAGGAGCACTACAAGGAACATGCTGAAAGGCCATTCTTTGCTTCACTTATTGAGTATGTAACATCAGGTCCTTCTGTTTCCATGGTAGTGGAAGGAAAGAATTCCATTGCTATCATGCGTGCAGTGAACGGTGCAACAAATCCTGTTGATGCACTCCCTGGTACAATAAGGGGAGATCTTGCAATTGAAACCGGCAGGAATGTAGTACATGCTTCCGATTCAACAGAATCCGCACAGCGTGAAATCGCTATCCACTTCAAGGATTCAGATATAGTGAACTATTCAAAGATCGATGAGGTTTGTCTCTACGAGTAAGTAGTGACAACTCAGGATGTTTGCGATACTTATATTAGCAAACGTCCTGAAGTATCCTTTACTCAAAATTGTTTTCCAATTATCCTAACTATCTTTGAAGGGGCTTGTGCATGGCTGTAAATGAAAATCTACGTACACCAATAGTTTCTGTAATGGGACATGTCGATCATGGAAAAACGACTTTACTTGATATGATCAGGGGAAGTGCCGTTGCCGAAGGAGAAGCAGGTGCTATTACTCAGCATATAGGTGCGACTGAGGTTCCGATTGAGAACATTGTTACTAAATGTGGGGATCCATCCCTTAAAGACAGGTTTATTGTCCCGGGACTTTTATTCATT
This window contains:
- a CDS encoding 50S ribosomal protein L24e codes for the protein MEQRKCSFCGEILEPGTGKLFVKKDGSTYYFCTSKCESNFDLGRLPRRTVWTEQGRIHLKKA
- the ndk gene encoding nucleoside-diphosphate kinase; translated protein: MEQTYIMIKPDAVQRGLMGEIISRVEKRGLKIAAMRLGVMSEESAKEHYKEHAERPFFASLIEYVTSGPSVSMVVEGKNSIAIMRAVNGATNPVDALPGTIRGDLAIETGRNVVHASDSTESAQREIAIHFKDSDIVNYSKIDEVCLYE